The genome window atgttgtatttgtttaatATCAATAGACCTCCAATAGATAGTATATGGGAAGCATTTAAGGTGTATATAAGAGGGATGATGATATCATTTTCAGTTAAAAAGAAGCCAGAACTAGAGTGACAGAGTGGACAAATCAGCCAAATACTGAAATGTATAGAAATCTGATGTAATAACATAAAATCAGGTTCAAGTTCCAATCTCTAAGAAAGGACATAACAATATTAGAAAGTAAAAGCACAACTGACAGCTTTCTTCCAAAAACAGGTGGCAGGCATGGATCAGTTACCAAAAGAATTTTATTCAATACTCTGGACACAGATTAGCTCATTACTTTtaaatatcattaataatacaTGGAGGCACCATGTTGTCCCACAAACACTGTAACAAGCAATTATCAATGTGATACCAAAACCAGGACGGAGGGTAATACTCCATCTGAGTGTCGACCATGAAATCACGACCAAAGTCCCAAACAATCCAACAGCCAAGGTACTCCCAGGTATAATTCACTACAATCAAACCTTCTTTATACAAAACAGAACCCTTAAAACAAATATTAGAacctgtttttcattaaaacaatatCCCAAGACTCAAAAAGTAGACTTGACACTGATGGTGGTCCGTGCAGAGGAAGCTTTAGACGCCCTGGaattagaaatgtttgaattacTCAAGAAAAAACTACCATGATAAAGATAATTTATAAGTCACCAACAGCACAGTTTCATATTAACGGATCTTAATCTGCAACATTTAGATTAAACAGAGGCACGATACAAGGCTGCCTGTTACCTCCCTCCTTACTCGTGCTGGCAATCGAACCTTTGGCTCAGGGAATTAGACAGGCCGAGGAAGTGAGAGGCAGAAATATAgattaagaaaaatataaattgGAGTTATTTGCTGGTGATTTGATGTTATTGTGTATTTAACTAATACTAGAACATATCCTTTAAAGGCAAGAGTTCATAGATGATTTCTGCAAAATATCATGTTATAAGAtaaacattaaagaaaaatgagCTGATTAAGGATCTTGTGACGTTCCAGAAGACTTTTTCCAATTTCAATTTTcaagtgaaaaaatgaaaagaaacctAGGTTGCAATATGagttctgaaaaaaaacaattatacAAAGATAATGCTCTGTCTCTAAAGAGCAAACTGGAAAGCGGCATTAACAAATGGTCCGCCCTGTCCACTAATGAAACAGAAAGGAcaaatctgttttaaatgatGTGTTTACCTCATCGTCAAAAGGCAAGAACAGAAGTCTTCAATTTCCTAATTCAGAACAGCTTCAGcctcacagctgtttttaataGATTGTATAATTAATAACTCGTCTGAAGAACCCTGCACAACCTATTTACATCTATGTTTACAAAACACAATATCTCACTTTGTTATAAATAGCACATTAAAATCCTGGAACACGTTTGAAAAAATATTAGGAGTGCAATTTAGTAtctctacaaacacacagactggaaTAATCCATCAATAAAACTCCAAAATGTGGAGATGAAAAGGGCACTTGGAGAACAAGAAGAATTAAACATTCATTAGATATAATTATACCTAACAGGCTTCCAACATTTACTGAACGTCAGAACAAATTCACATCAACGAATCAAGaatttgtttaaatatttccaACTAAAAAAATGGATTAGTGAAAACTTCCATTTACACTATGATTCGGTGTCAGGACCCTTTGAGGATGATCTGTTTAAAGAAGGAGAACAATGTGGGCAGAATAAACAGCATGGTGAGAGAAATGCTTGTCTCTCACTAACAGCACTGCCACAAATGAAAATCTATACTTAATACAAATTGATGACTACAATATTCAAACCACACTGGAGATAAAATTCACATATTTTATCTAGATTCGCTGTTCAGTGTGTCAAATGTGGCTCCATCAAGCATTCCTTCTGGTTTTGTAGAAAAGTGAGTGAAGTGTGGAATGAAATCCAAGAATAGATATCAATTATTTGTAAATCAAAAAGCCAGCATCCTCAGCTGAGCTGTGCTGAAATAAATAAGATGTTTACTGTTTGCTTCACAGATTATGTTTCCCTTAGGAAGTTCATTTGAGAacaatgaaaatacacaaaggCCCCAACTTTATAAACAGATTTGGAGAGAACTGGTGAGAAATGATTTGCctgaagataaaaataaagcatttttagGGGTGGGGAAATTTATGAGGCCCTATAAGACTTAGAAAATAACTTGTGGCATTGGctgggaaggggaggggggggtccGATGGAGAACACTGGACAAAGAAtcaatgtgaaatgtgtgtgtgttatgtttaCAGAAGGTAGGGGCTTGGGCTGAGAGGTATATGTGTTCTGTACCATGAATGAACATATTAATATTTCCTGTTATCAGCCTAATATCCTTGGATCGTAAATAGTATCTTATACAACCTCcattccaaaaagttgggatgctgtaaaacctgaataaaagCAGACTGCAAGTATTTGCATGCAAACTGCTCACAACAACAGGTTTACAAAGTGTACCTGTGCCCAtgtcaaacattgaatatattgtctttgtaccgTTATCAGTTGAGTCAATATCAATATGTCAAGTGGGATTAGCTAATGATCACTTTctgtattatttgtgttttacgCAGCGTTTCAACGTTTTTGGAAGCGGGATTGTCCCTCAAGGTATTTCTATATTTGTTTGTTGGTGAGATGTTGTAAGTTAACATTAAGGTGGAAGGCAGGAcattaaataaagataattattttcttaaaaataaCGACTTAAAACAGCCAATACAGCCTATACAGAATACAGACTTCAGTCCCATGTAGTCTCTTGGTATgaatgtctttgtctttcacgTTTTAACCATCACTTGGATGCTCTGTTTTAGCTTGTAGCCAGCTAAACTGATATGGTTCCTGTGGCACTAGTAGATCTATATCAAGTCTCTTCTGTTCTTTGTCACTGTTAACAGTCCTGTACCCAAGCAAAGACATGGCCCCTTTACACACTTCCTGGATGCGTTTGACCTTGTTGTAGGGCAGCACGCTGCGCCAGGCCTGAGAGACGTCGGCAGCGTTTCGTGAAGTAATTTTGAAGGCTTCTTTCTTGGTGCCTTTGCCTTTTCCGTGGGTCACCCTGTAGATCCATTCCCCCAACTGACTGGTCATCTTCAGACCTACAAAATTATACATGTCTTTTATCTCCTCAAGTGGGTTGCGCGCCACGTCCTCATAGCGGACCATTTTGTAGCGGCCTTTAAGAAACGGTGGGGGCTTCAGGACGGCCCTCTCATTGATGCGCACATGGCTACGGCAGATCTCCTGTATGACTTTATACTGCACCTCGGCTGCTGGCGTGTTTCTCTGCTCCAAGACGATGGCGTCGTCATTCACGAAGGCTCTGGCTGACTGTTCTCGAGACCGCACCACAGCCCGAGGGTCTCGGACCAGGTGGATGATGCGGAGATCTAGGCTTGGGTCTTGTAAGAGCGGGTAAAGGGATTCCAGCTCAAAAAATCGCACTTCTTTTAACACCACATGACTGTAAGTGGAACaggcctcctccaccacccgCAGACCTAAGGCATCACATGTCTGGGAGCACAGAGTCTGGTTGCTGAACTCGTTGCGCGGTGTGAGAGGACAGACCGGTGGTGAGCACAGTGCTCGACTGTGACTCCACATAAACAAGGAGGACACATTGTGGCGCTCTGACAGGTAGGCCTCCATCGCAGAGAAGTCACATTGGAATATGCTCCGTAGTAGATCCCTCACAGCCATTCGGAGGACCCGCGCACCAGGTTTCTGTAGTCTGGTCCACACATGCCAAGCGGGCTCCATAAGGTAGAAGACAGACGGATGCTGACTGAACACCTGACCCAGGAAGGACGAGCCCGATCGCCACGATGACAGCAGCAGAACGTGAACTTTGCCATTGGAGGGGGCAGGTTCGCAGGGGCTGAGCTGGACGTACCAGCCACAGAACAGCACCACCGCTGCCCCCTGCAGGATCACCAGGAAAATCATAGTGCTGAGGTTCACTCTGCAGCGGGGCATGATGGCGGGAGGTCGCTGTCAGTCTGTGGTGCTTGATGTGGATCTTTCTCTTTATCGCCCTCTGTGGGGCCACGTGTTGCCTCCGCCGCAAGAAGACAGGGCTGAGGGTGAATGAGAGAGTTGgactgaaggagagagagagagacagagatatgttgaacaggaaatgtgtgtttccacaaTGCACAAATCAGATCTTGGCAACTGTTAAAATTGGTATAATACACTAGATAATGTAAAATTAGGCCATTTTCATCCTAAAAAGAAGTCAAAGTACCTTCATAAAACTGGCTGTTGAGACAAAAGTAATGTCTTTTGACagtttttgtagttttagttttagtaaGTTAGTTTCAGTAAGTAAAGTTTCTTTAGGTTGTACCTATCGAAGCAAGCTTCACAAATTGCATGACGAGTTGataaaaacagagctaaaggcCAACGAACTAAGACAGCAGACACAACATCAATGAGAGATCAGTCTGTAGAAGaatttttctctcacttcactCTCTTCAGTCCATGCTGCTGACCGTTCCTAAGTCTATTTGGCTCCACTTTTTCAATAATTTTGGAGATGAAAGGCAGTGGCTCATGAAGAGGGATGGTTTGCTTTAAGAAGTGTTTGAACTGTAGCCTGCCTGAAGTCAGATGGGACGAAGCCAGTGGAGTCTAAAGAATTAAATGGGGCCACACATGTTGGGCCATAGGTTTGGCCCAACATGTGTGGCCATACAGTGCACGGCATTTCTTCAGTGAGTGGCCAGAACCTGCTGTCAGAGCAAAAGCAAGTCATCCCACCCTACACTGAGGAGGTCTATCGGCTTTAGTCCATATGAAAATTCCACCTCAGTGAATGTCAGTGAGGGCTTGATTTGCAGGAAGCACTGGTGAGATATGAGGAGGGTGGAAAACACAGGACAAAGGTAACGGTAACTAAGCATCCAACAAGAGCACTCTCCTTGTCATCTGATCTGGGCTGAAAGACAGACAATGCTACCATTTGGAAGCTGTTATGTCGCGATCCTGACTATTGTTGGATGATATACTGCTGGTGCGGAGCTGTGGGTGGGCCCGATCAGAAGGCTTCCTTTGAGGCTGGATCATCCAGTAAGTAGCAGTCAGTGAATACTGTTTAAATTATGTGACTACCTggccaataaaaataaaaattaattgTGTCTCTTGCCTTGTGTTTACCACATGATGACGATGGGTCCGATTTTTTTTACGTGGCAGTGCATTTCTCAAATACAAGCAGCCCCTGCTTTTAATGTAGGCTGAGGTA of Chelmon rostratus isolate fCheRos1 chromosome 6, fCheRos1.pri, whole genome shotgun sequence contains these proteins:
- the chst6 gene encoding carbohydrate sulfotransferase 6, which produces MPRCRVNLSTMIFLVILQGAAVVLFCGWYVQLSPCEPAPSNGKVHVLLLSSWRSGSSFLGQVFSQHPSVFYLMEPAWHVWTRLQKPGARVLRMAVRDLLRSIFQCDFSAMEAYLSERHNVSSLFMWSHSRALCSPPVCPLTPRNEFSNQTLCSQTCDALGLRVVEEACSTYSHVVLKEVRFFELESLYPLLQDPSLDLRIIHLVRDPRAVVRSREQSARAFVNDDAIVLEQRNTPAAEVQYKVIQEICRSHVRINERAVLKPPPFLKGRYKMVRYEDVARNPLEEIKDMYNFVGLKMTSQLGEWIYRVTHGKGKGTKKEAFKITSRNAADVSQAWRSVLPYNKVKRIQEVCKGAMSLLGYRTVNSDKEQKRLDIDLLVPQEPYQFSWLQAKTEHPSDG